A window of Actinomycetota bacterium contains these coding sequences:
- a CDS encoding NAD-dependent epimerase/dehydratase family protein, which produces MDDLVTSTGNLNLSDARVLVTGGTGFIGGRLVEKLVVAHGAQVRVLTRRPQSAVRVARLPVDLCVGTITDEAAVRTAVEGCDVILHCAHDPGARRRQRQLATRAARHLIDVASSTGVQRIVHMSSLAVYGPTADGDLTEESPWTPIRDDYVQAKRSVERLLHRAQREQGLPVVTLQPTAVYGPYGKVWTAVQVRDMQDGLIPLIDGGHGLCNAVYVDDVVDAIVLAATTQGIEGEAFLISGPEPVPWATFYGAFESILGARRTIDVPRADLPHLARLEQRRSRRALREWVGTSIRGWLHDPNTVALVRDLASVQRTIDLLAATLPDEQWAALKRRVSSDGRSGRPPNRATAMPRIIIPNDMLLNLYVSKTHVRIDKARTRLGYEPRFDFDRGMRLTGEFLRWSGIV; this is translated from the coding sequence GTGGACGATCTCGTGACCAGCACCGGGAACCTCAACCTGTCCGACGCCCGTGTGCTGGTGACAGGGGGTACGGGCTTCATCGGGGGGCGTCTGGTCGAGAAGCTCGTCGTCGCGCACGGCGCGCAAGTGCGAGTACTCACGAGACGGCCCCAAAGCGCGGTGCGCGTCGCTCGGCTTCCGGTGGATCTCTGCGTGGGGACAATCACGGACGAAGCGGCCGTGCGCACGGCGGTAGAGGGTTGCGATGTCATCCTCCACTGCGCGCACGATCCCGGCGCCCGGAGGCGGCAGCGTCAGCTCGCGACGCGAGCTGCGCGACACCTGATCGACGTTGCTTCCTCCACGGGCGTCCAACGCATCGTCCATATGAGCTCCTTGGCCGTGTACGGGCCGACTGCGGACGGCGACCTCACCGAGGAATCACCGTGGACGCCCATCCGGGACGACTACGTTCAGGCGAAACGGTCCGTCGAACGTCTTCTGCACCGCGCGCAGCGCGAACAGGGGCTCCCAGTGGTGACCCTTCAACCGACCGCGGTGTACGGGCCCTACGGCAAGGTCTGGACCGCCGTCCAAGTCCGGGACATGCAGGACGGGTTGATCCCACTGATCGACGGCGGGCACGGCCTCTGCAACGCCGTCTATGTCGATGACGTGGTCGATGCGATCGTCCTCGCCGCAACCACACAGGGGATAGAAGGCGAAGCGTTCCTCATTTCGGGACCCGAACCCGTGCCGTGGGCAACCTTCTACGGCGCCTTCGAGTCGATTCTTGGTGCGCGCAGAACGATCGACGTGCCACGGGCGGATCTCCCCCACCTCGCGCGCCTTGAGCAGCGACGGAGTCGGAGAGCCCTGCGGGAGTGGGTCGGCACCTCGATTCGGGGTTGGTTGCACGATCCGAACACCGTCGCGCTGGTGCGCGATCTGGCATCCGTGCAGCGCACGATCGACCTACTCGCCGCAACACTGCCCGACGAGCAGTGGGCTGCCCTGAAGCGACGTGTCTCCTCGGACGGTCGGTCGGGCCGCCCACCCAACCGCGCCACAGCGATGCCGCGGATCATCATCCCCAACGACATGCTCCTCAACCTCTACGTCTCGAAGACGCACGTGCGCATCGACAAGGCACGGACCCGCCTCGGATACGAGCCACGGTTCGACTTCGACCGAGGCATGCGATTGACAGGGGAATTCCTCCGCTGGTCGGGGATCGTCTGA
- a CDS encoding SDR family oxidoreductase, with product MRVLVTGHEGYIGQVLVEVLANAGHEVHGLDSALFINCTHGPPRPPITAAEVDIRDVTRRDLDGFDAVVHLAALSNDPLGDIEPFLTDEINRWASVRLASLAKEAGVRRFLYSSSCSVYGAGNTDVLLDEAAPMLPVTPYARSKVQVEEDLLALASATFAPVCLRNATVYGWSPRLRLDLVLNDLVASAYLEGVVRVLSDGTPWRPLVHVEDVARAFLAVLEAPADAVRGEAFNVGDEAGNRQVQDIAEAVAEVVPGSEVVITGERGSDSRTYRVDFSKLRKHVPSFRCTWTVHDGAAQLHEAFRRVGLTHEDHARTFRRVEWLNGLRAAGRVDDTLRPRRPETAGVIA from the coding sequence ATGCGCGTTCTGGTAACAGGTCACGAAGGATACATCGGACAAGTCCTGGTCGAGGTCCTCGCCAACGCTGGCCACGAGGTCCACGGTCTGGATAGCGCTCTGTTCATCAACTGCACGCACGGACCACCACGGCCGCCGATCACCGCAGCCGAAGTCGACATCCGTGACGTCACGCGACGCGATCTGGACGGGTTCGACGCGGTCGTGCATCTGGCCGCATTGTCAAACGATCCCCTTGGCGATATCGAGCCGTTCCTCACCGATGAGATCAACCGGTGGGCGTCAGTGCGCTTGGCGTCCTTGGCGAAGGAGGCGGGAGTTCGCCGCTTCCTGTACTCCTCATCGTGCAGCGTCTACGGCGCAGGGAACACCGATGTCCTTCTCGATGAAGCGGCACCGATGCTCCCCGTAACCCCATACGCAAGGTCGAAGGTGCAGGTCGAAGAGGATCTCCTCGCGCTCGCCTCGGCGACCTTCGCGCCGGTGTGCCTGCGCAATGCAACCGTCTACGGCTGGTCTCCGCGCTTGCGCCTCGACCTCGTGCTCAACGACCTGGTCGCGAGCGCCTACCTGGAAGGCGTCGTTCGAGTGCTCAGTGACGGAACGCCGTGGCGTCCGCTGGTTCATGTTGAGGATGTCGCACGCGCCTTCCTTGCCGTGTTGGAAGCCCCCGCGGACGCGGTCCGTGGGGAAGCGTTCAACGTGGGGGACGAAGCGGGCAACCGTCAGGTTCAGGACATTGCCGAGGCGGTCGCTGAGGTCGTCCCCGGGAGCGAGGTGGTCATCACCGGCGAGCGGGGCTCGGATTCGCGAACGTACCGGGTCGACTTCTCGAAGCTGCGAAAGCATGTGCCATCGTTCCGCTGCACGTGGACGGTCCACGACGGGGCTGCTCAACTCCACGAAGCATTCCGCCGTGTCGGACTGACTCACGAGGACCATGCGAGGACCTTCCGGCGAGTGGAGTGGCTGAACGGTTTACGCGCCGCCGGAAGGGTGGATGACACGCTCCGGCCCCGGCGGCCAGAGACAGCGGGGGTGATCGCATGA